Proteins from a genomic interval of Diaphorobacter sp. HDW4A:
- a CDS encoding NAD-dependent protein deacetylase, which yields MNPSESTKAQQPAEDAGAQLAAFLQRHPGLVVLTGAGVSTASGIPDYRDLKGQWKRPQPVTYQAFMGAEHTRQRYWARSLVGWRTFGQARPGAAHHALAQLEEAGWIDLLITQNVDGLHEAAGSRAVVDLHGRLDTVRCMECERRFSRAQWQDALVDANPGWAQRTALSAPDGDADLEAVDFSDFVIPPCPHCGSRLLKPDVVFYGESVPRERVERSLRAVQRARGVLVLGSSLIVYSGYRFVLAAEEAGIPVAAVNRGTTRGDTAFVLKLDADVGETLRAAASILQG from the coding sequence ATGAATCCCTCCGAATCGACCAAGGCGCAGCAGCCTGCCGAGGATGCGGGCGCGCAGCTCGCCGCATTCCTGCAGCGCCATCCCGGGCTCGTCGTGCTGACCGGCGCGGGCGTGAGCACCGCGAGCGGCATTCCCGACTACCGTGATCTCAAGGGACAGTGGAAGCGGCCACAGCCCGTCACCTATCAGGCCTTCATGGGGGCAGAGCACACGCGCCAGCGCTACTGGGCGCGCAGTCTGGTGGGTTGGCGCACGTTTGGGCAAGCACGGCCCGGTGCGGCACACCATGCGCTGGCGCAGCTGGAGGAAGCGGGCTGGATCGATTTGCTGATCACCCAGAACGTCGACGGTTTGCATGAGGCCGCAGGCAGCCGCGCGGTGGTGGACTTGCATGGGCGGCTCGACACGGTGCGCTGCATGGAATGCGAGCGGCGGTTTTCGCGCGCGCAGTGGCAGGATGCGCTGGTGGACGCCAACCCCGGCTGGGCGCAACGCACAGCGCTCTCGGCGCCCGATGGCGATGCCGATCTGGAGGCGGTGGATTTTTCGGACTTCGTGATTCCGCCGTGTCCGCATTGCGGCAGCCGTCTGCTCAAGCCCGATGTGGTGTTCTACGGCGAATCCGTGCCGCGTGAGCGGGTGGAACGCAGCCTGCGGGCTGTGCAACGGGCGCGCGGTGTGCTGGTGCTGGGCTCGTCGCTGATAGTCTATTCGGGCTACCGCTTCGTGCTGGCGGCCGAGGAGGCGGGTATCCCGGTGGCGGCGGTCAATCGCGGTACGACGCGCGGTGATACAGCATTTGTGCTCAAGCTCGATGCCGATGTGGGTGAGACGCTGCGAGCTGCCGCATCCATCCTACAAGGCTGA
- a CDS encoding AI-2E family transporter: MVGEQNNPADAPSTARARTRREGDTSRPAIERSPNLHSAIRAASGELPIAGIRVFLSLGIAALVIAALYFGRSVLVPLALAVLFSFVLNPLVSVLKRWGVPKILAVVSVVAAALVVLGVAGLFVGNEVRGLSEQLPSYQSNIRAKLRDLRTQIRAPGMFEGAKKTFDVVQREVEAANAESAPAKRGPTVQKVQVVPTEKSSIDQAKLALEGAMGPLSDAALVLVFAIFILLDREDLRDRMLRLWGQNLHRATDAMDEAGERISRYLSMQLLVNVSYGIPMAAGLWLIGVPGALLWGALASVMRFVPYVGPMISAVFPLALAFAVDPGWQLVLWTLALIVVLELISNNVIEPWLYGSSTGLSAMSLIVAATFWTAMWGPIGLIMSTPLTVCLLVIGKYLPQLAFLDILLGSQPVLDESTRIYQRLLADDPDEASEISLQIVQDKDDSVQAFYGSAGVAVLRMAVGDHSQAATAEHRLRVVDGMDEVLDELEEQYPSTRQPGVPRVLSMGGKWEIDQLAARMVAHCLEIDGYGVRCASSDVLSNNSAVERPQISRGDVVCVSWMSTEPHAAARNLCRRIRRAWPHARIVLLLWNLPHQELSQDQMSDQGAKLGADEITTTLDAAVGEVRALLGDSAAPAFEPAPLPKNEEKRLKALEASGALESEHFKQISQQIAKRAADIFDIPLAAVGLIDRTQEHIVAMYGGLTDDDALPDEVPRRFEHAHGRNDALASFVVADDEMLQVVDLKHDHRFAGNAAFNSVGVRFYAAAPIRDKAGLVLGVLCLADTAPRELDKRELRLLQAMANDVMEEWKGIELPEPEIEGPANSATVGQAVPD; this comes from the coding sequence ATGGTTGGTGAACAGAACAATCCGGCGGATGCTCCGTCAACAGCCCGCGCACGGACGCGTCGCGAGGGCGATACCAGTCGCCCTGCCATTGAGCGCTCGCCCAACCTGCACTCTGCCATCCGCGCCGCGTCGGGTGAACTGCCGATTGCCGGAATCCGCGTGTTTCTGAGCCTCGGCATCGCCGCGTTGGTGATTGCGGCGCTGTATTTCGGGCGCTCGGTGTTGGTGCCGCTGGCGCTGGCGGTACTCTTCAGCTTCGTGCTGAATCCGTTGGTGTCGGTGCTCAAACGCTGGGGCGTTCCCAAGATTCTGGCGGTGGTCAGCGTGGTGGCTGCGGCGCTGGTGGTGCTCGGTGTGGCGGGGCTCTTCGTCGGTAACGAGGTGCGCGGCCTCAGTGAACAACTGCCGTCTTACCAGTCGAACATCCGTGCCAAGCTGCGTGATCTGCGCACGCAGATCCGTGCACCTGGCATGTTCGAAGGGGCCAAGAAGACCTTCGATGTGGTACAGCGCGAGGTGGAGGCTGCGAATGCCGAATCTGCGCCCGCCAAACGTGGCCCGACGGTGCAGAAGGTGCAGGTGGTACCGACCGAGAAATCCTCCATCGACCAGGCCAAGCTGGCGCTGGAAGGCGCGATGGGGCCGCTGTCGGATGCCGCGCTGGTGCTGGTGTTTGCGATCTTCATTCTGCTCGACCGTGAGGATCTGCGCGACCGCATGTTGCGCCTGTGGGGCCAGAACCTGCACCGCGCGACCGACGCAATGGACGAGGCGGGGGAGCGCATCTCGCGCTACCTGAGCATGCAGCTGCTGGTGAATGTGAGCTACGGCATTCCGATGGCGGCTGGGCTCTGGTTGATCGGCGTGCCGGGCGCGCTGCTGTGGGGTGCGCTGGCCTCGGTAATGCGCTTCGTGCCTTATGTCGGGCCGATGATTTCGGCGGTATTTCCGTTGGCGCTGGCGTTTGCCGTTGATCCCGGCTGGCAACTGGTGCTGTGGACGCTGGCGCTGATCGTGGTGCTTGAGCTCATCAGCAACAACGTCATCGAGCCGTGGCTCTACGGTTCGAGCACGGGGCTTTCGGCGATGTCGCTGATCGTCGCGGCGACCTTCTGGACGGCGATGTGGGGCCCCATCGGGTTGATCATGTCCACACCGCTCACCGTGTGCCTGCTGGTGATCGGCAAGTACCTGCCGCAGCTCGCGTTTCTCGACATCCTGTTGGGCAGCCAGCCGGTGCTTGATGAGTCCACGCGCATCTACCAGCGCCTGTTGGCCGACGACCCCGACGAGGCCAGCGAGATCAGTCTGCAGATCGTGCAGGACAAGGATGATTCGGTGCAGGCCTTCTATGGCAGCGCAGGCGTGGCCGTGTTGCGCATGGCGGTGGGTGACCATTCGCAGGCCGCGACGGCCGAACACCGGTTGCGCGTGGTCGACGGCATGGACGAGGTGCTCGACGAACTGGAGGAGCAGTACCCGTCGACCCGTCAGCCCGGTGTGCCGCGCGTGCTGAGCATGGGTGGCAAGTGGGAGATCGACCAGCTCGCTGCACGCATGGTGGCGCATTGCCTCGAGATCGACGGCTACGGCGTGCGTTGCGCGAGCAGCGACGTGCTCTCAAATAACTCCGCAGTAGAGCGTCCCCAGATATCGCGCGGCGATGTGGTCTGCGTGAGCTGGATGTCTACCGAGCCGCACGCTGCGGCGCGCAATCTGTGCCGCCGCATCCGCCGCGCTTGGCCGCATGCGCGCATCGTGCTGCTGCTGTGGAATCTGCCGCATCAGGAGCTTTCTCAGGATCAAATGAGCGATCAAGGCGCGAAGCTCGGCGCGGACGAAATCACCACCACGCTCGACGCTGCTGTGGGCGAGGTGCGCGCGCTGCTGGGAGACTCTGCCGCGCCGGCGTTCGAGCCCGCCCCGCTTCCGAAGAATGAGGAAAAGCGCCTCAAGGCGCTCGAGGCCAGCGGGGCGCTCGAGAGTGAGCATTTCAAGCAGATCAGCCAGCAGATCGCCAAGCGCGCGGCGGACATCTTCGATATTCCGCTGGCCGCTGTAGGACTGATCGACCGCACACAGGAACACATCGTCGCGATGTATGGTGGCCTGACCGACGACGACGCGCTGCCCGATGAAGTGCCGCGCCGCTTCGAGCATGCGCATGGCCGGAATGATGCGCTCGCTTCATTCGTGGTGGCCGACGATGAAATGCTGCAGGTCGTCGATCTCAAGCACGATCACCGCTTTGCGGGCAACGCCGCATTCAACAGCGTAGGCGTGCGCTTCTACGCGGCCGCTCCCATTCGCGACAAAGCGGGGCTAGTGCTTGGCGTGCTGTGCCTTGCAGACACAGCGCCGCGCGAACTCGACAAGCGCGAGTTGCGACTGTTGCAGGCCATGGCCAACGACGTGATGGAAGAATGGAAGGGCATCGAGTTGCCTGAGCCGGAAATCGAAGGGCCGGCCAACTCGGCCACCGTGGGGCAGGCCGTGCCGGATTGA
- a CDS encoding helicase HerA-like C-terminal domain-containing protein: protein MAEPLIIAQHASVQCQLLPGLANRHGLITGATGTGKSVTLQKLAEEFSKIGVPVFLSDVKGDLTGISQAGHIGDKMAATLKERGLPTPESLACPTTLWDVFGQQGHAVRATISDMGPMLLGRMLDLNDTQMGVLNLVFKIADDNGMLLLDLKDLRAMLTYVGDNAKQFTTEYGNVSSASIGAIQRGLLQIEQQGGDQFFGEPMLNIQDFMQTVSGKGVINILAADKLMNSPRLYATFLLWMLSELFEQLPEIGDPDKPKLVFFFDEAHLLFNEAPKALLERIELVVRLVRSKGVGVYFVTQNPLDIPDSVLAQLGNRVQHALRAFTPRDQKAVKATATTMRPNPGLDIEAAITEVGVGEALISFLDAKGRPTPTERVYVIPPGSQIGPITPEQRKALMASSLVAGIYDTTVDRESAYEVLRGRAGEQAGNAAVIKDKAVQEADGGGIMGEINTILFGSTGPRGGKKDGIVQTMAKSTARTVGTNLGKQLLRGVLGSLLGGRK from the coding sequence GCTGCCTGGCCTCGCCAATCGCCACGGTCTGATCACCGGCGCGACCGGCACCGGCAAGTCGGTCACGCTGCAAAAGCTCGCGGAAGAATTTTCCAAAATCGGCGTTCCGGTGTTCCTTTCTGACGTCAAGGGAGACCTCACTGGCATCAGCCAGGCGGGCCACATCGGCGACAAGATGGCCGCCACGCTCAAGGAGCGCGGCCTGCCTACGCCCGAATCACTCGCCTGCCCCACCACGCTGTGGGACGTGTTCGGCCAGCAGGGCCATGCGGTGCGCGCCACCATCTCCGACATGGGCCCTATGCTGCTCGGGCGCATGCTGGACTTGAACGACACGCAGATGGGCGTGCTCAATCTGGTGTTCAAGATCGCCGACGACAACGGCATGCTGCTGCTCGACCTCAAAGACCTGCGCGCCATGCTCACCTACGTGGGTGACAACGCCAAGCAATTCACCACCGAGTACGGCAACGTCAGCTCGGCCAGCATCGGCGCCATCCAGCGCGGCCTGCTGCAGATCGAACAGCAAGGCGGCGACCAGTTCTTCGGCGAGCCCATGCTCAACATCCAGGACTTCATGCAGACCGTCTCGGGCAAGGGGGTGATCAACATCCTCGCGGCCGACAAGCTCATGAACTCGCCGCGCCTGTACGCGACCTTCCTGCTGTGGATGCTGTCCGAGCTGTTCGAGCAGCTCCCCGAAATCGGCGACCCCGACAAGCCCAAGCTGGTGTTCTTCTTTGACGAGGCCCATCTGCTGTTCAACGAAGCGCCCAAGGCGCTGCTTGAGCGCATCGAACTCGTCGTGCGCCTCGTGCGCTCCAAGGGCGTAGGCGTGTATTTCGTCACGCAGAATCCGCTCGATATTCCCGATTCCGTGCTCGCCCAGCTCGGCAACCGCGTGCAACACGCCCTGCGTGCCTTCACCCCGCGCGACCAGAAGGCCGTCAAGGCCACGGCCACGACCATGCGCCCCAATCCGGGCCTCGACATCGAAGCCGCGATCACTGAAGTCGGCGTCGGCGAGGCGCTCATCAGCTTTCTCGACGCCAAGGGCCGCCCCACGCCCACCGAGCGCGTCTATGTGATTCCGCCCGGAAGCCAGATCGGCCCGATCACGCCCGAACAGCGCAAGGCGCTGATGGCCAGCTCACTGGTCGCCGGTATTTACGACACCACCGTGGATCGCGAATCGGCTTATGAAGTGCTGCGCGGACGTGCGGGTGAGCAGGCGGGGAATGCGGCGGTCATCAAGGACAAGGCGGTGCAGGAAGCCGACGGCGGCGGGATCATGGGAGAGATCAATACCATTCTGTTCGGCAGCACCGGCCCGCGCGGTGGCAAAAAAGATGGCATCGTGCAGACCATGGCGAAGTCGACAGCCCGTACCGTCGGGACCAACTTAGGCAAGCAGTTGCTTCGCGGTGTTCTCGGCAGTCTGCTGGGTGGTCGTAAGTAG
- a CDS encoding GNAT family N-acetyltransferase, giving the protein MPAHVHIPESELRTNRVRLRQWTKADFEPFGALNCDPQVMRHFPALLSREQSDAHASRMRALIEERGWGFWATDWLQPGGADPQFIGFVGIHVPIAELPFSPCVEIGWRLARPFWGKGLASEAAQLAMRAGFETLKLPEIVSFTSRENLRSRAVMQRLGMHSRPEDHFDHPAVPEGHPVRPHCLYRITRDEWLAQEPQR; this is encoded by the coding sequence CTGCCCGCGCATGTCCACATCCCCGAGAGTGAACTGCGCACGAATCGCGTGCGGCTGCGGCAATGGACCAAGGCGGATTTCGAGCCGTTTGGGGCGCTGAACTGTGACCCGCAGGTCATGCGCCACTTCCCCGCCCTGCTCTCGCGCGAACAGAGCGATGCGCACGCCTCACGCATGCGCGCGCTGATCGAGGAACGTGGTTGGGGATTCTGGGCGACGGACTGGCTGCAGCCGGGCGGAGCCGATCCGCAGTTCATTGGCTTCGTCGGCATACATGTGCCGATTGCTGAACTGCCCTTTTCACCTTGCGTGGAAATCGGCTGGCGCCTCGCGCGGCCGTTCTGGGGCAAAGGCTTGGCAAGCGAGGCGGCGCAACTGGCGATGCGTGCGGGCTTCGAGACGCTCAAGCTGCCCGAGATCGTCTCGTTCACATCGCGTGAAAATCTGCGCTCGCGTGCTGTGATGCAACGCCTTGGCATGCATTCGCGTCCTGAGGACCACTTCGACCACCCCGCCGTACCCGAGGGCCATCCGGTTCGCCCGCATTGCCTGTACCGCATCACACGGGACGAATGGCTCGCGCAGGAGCCGCAGCGCTGA
- the upp gene encoding uracil phosphoribosyltransferase codes for MSTTNTAKVTVITHPLVQHKLTLMRKKDASTNSFRRLLGELSTLMAYEITRDMPLQDLEIETPMEKMTGKVIDGKKQVLVSILRAGNGFLDGMLNVIPGARIGHIGLYRDPETLQPVEYYFKMPSEMEERDIIVVDPMLATGNSAAAAVDRLKKLNPRSIKFVCLLAAPEGVATMQKSHPDVPIFTAAIDRELNDHGYILPGLGDAGDRIFGTK; via the coding sequence ATGAGCACCACCAACACCGCCAAAGTCACCGTCATCACCCACCCCCTCGTCCAGCACAAGCTCACGCTGATGCGCAAGAAGGACGCCAGCACCAACAGCTTCCGCCGTCTGCTCGGCGAACTGAGCACGCTGATGGCCTATGAAATCACGCGCGACATGCCACTTCAGGATCTCGAGATCGAGACCCCGATGGAGAAGATGACCGGCAAGGTGATCGATGGCAAGAAGCAGGTGCTCGTGTCCATCCTGCGCGCTGGCAACGGTTTTCTTGACGGCATGCTCAACGTGATTCCCGGCGCACGCATCGGCCACATCGGCCTGTACCGCGATCCCGAGACACTGCAGCCGGTCGAGTACTACTTCAAGATGCCTTCCGAGATGGAAGAGCGCGACATCATCGTGGTCGACCCGATGCTGGCCACCGGCAACTCCGCCGCCGCCGCCGTGGATCGCCTCAAGAAGCTGAACCCACGCTCGATCAAGTTCGTCTGCCTGCTGGCCGCCCCCGAGGGTGTGGCAACCATGCAAAAGAGCCACCCCGACGTGCCGATCTTCACCGCGGCCATCGACCGCGAGCTCAACGACCACGGCTACATCCTGCCGGGTCTGGGCGACGCTGGCGACCGCATCTTCGGCACCAAGTAA
- a CDS encoding adenylosuccinate synthase, whose product MSNVVVVGAQWGDEGKGRIVDWLAEKADIVARYNGGHNAGHTLVVNGKTYKLALIPSGVVRGKLGVIGNGVAVDPEALLAEIARLAERGLQVTPKVLQIAETATLVLPIHRAIDAAQEQLRTGSAIGTTLRGIGPAYEDKIGRRGLRLCDLADPERLSAKLDLLLAHHNAWLRGLGLTPFEKAPMLEGLLQLAPQVLPFVRRVWETLDKAHTQNQRIVFEGSQAVMLDIDWGSYPYVTSSTTIAAGAASGTGIAPSRIGSVLGVSKVYATRVGGGPFVSELEGELGEALRAHGREYGVNTGRPRRCGWLDTVQLRQSIKVAGIDQLALTKLDVLDGLNEIRICTGYQLDGQIIDHIPASDAAQQRLQPVFKCFDTWKESTQGLRSWDDLPKQAKALIEAIQTEVGIPVAMVTTGPERDDAIVLRSSF is encoded by the coding sequence ATGTCCAATGTCGTGGTCGTAGGTGCTCAATGGGGCGATGAAGGCAAGGGCCGCATCGTCGACTGGCTGGCCGAGAAGGCCGACATCGTCGCCCGCTACAACGGCGGCCACAACGCGGGTCACACCCTTGTGGTCAACGGCAAGACCTACAAGCTCGCGCTGATCCCTAGCGGCGTGGTGCGCGGCAAGCTTGGCGTCATCGGCAACGGCGTGGCCGTCGATCCCGAGGCGCTGCTCGCCGAGATCGCCCGCCTCGCCGAACGCGGCCTGCAGGTCACCCCCAAAGTGCTGCAGATCGCCGAAACCGCCACGCTCGTGCTCCCCATCCACCGCGCCATCGACGCCGCGCAGGAACAACTGCGCACCGGCTCGGCCATCGGCACCACGCTGCGCGGCATCGGTCCTGCCTACGAGGACAAGATCGGCCGCCGTGGTCTGCGCCTCTGCGACCTCGCCGACCCCGAGCGCCTCAGCGCCAAGCTCGACCTGCTGCTCGCCCACCACAACGCCTGGCTTCGTGGACTCGGCCTCACCCCATTCGAGAAGGCCCCCATGCTTGAAGGTCTGCTTCAACTCGCGCCACAGGTCCTGCCCTTCGTGCGCCGGGTCTGGGAAACGCTCGACAAGGCACACACACAGAACCAGCGCATCGTCTTCGAAGGCTCGCAGGCCGTGATGCTCGACATCGACTGGGGCAGTTACCCCTATGTGACCTCTTCCACCACCATCGCGGCAGGTGCCGCCAGCGGCACCGGCATCGCGCCATCGCGCATCGGCTCCGTGCTCGGCGTTAGCAAGGTCTACGCCACCCGCGTCGGCGGCGGCCCCTTCGTCTCGGAACTCGAAGGCGAACTCGGCGAAGCCCTGCGCGCACACGGCCGCGAATACGGCGTCAACACCGGCCGCCCCCGCCGCTGCGGCTGGCTAGACACGGTGCAACTGCGCCAGAGCATCAAGGTCGCAGGCATCGACCAACTCGCTCTGACCAAGCTCGACGTGCTCGACGGCCTCAACGAAATCCGCATCTGCACCGGCTACCAACTCGACGGCCAGATCATCGACCACATCCCCGCAAGCGACGCCGCGCAGCAGCGACTTCAACCCGTTTTCAAGTGCTTCGACACCTGGAAAGAGTCGACCCAAGGCCTGCGCTCATGGGACGACTTGCCCAAGCAGGCGAAGGCGCTGATCGAAGCGATTCAGACAGAGGTGGGCATCCCCGTCGCCATGGTCACCACCGGGCCGGAACGGGATGACGCCATCGTGCTGCGCTCCTCGTTCTGA
- a CDS encoding threo-3-hydroxy-L-aspartate ammonia-lyase, whose protein sequence is MTTTALPTFADVVAAAERLQGVAHRTPVMRSTTANALLGAELFFKCENLQRMGAFKFRGGYNTLVQFTPEQKRRGVLAFSSGNHAQAIALSARILGMPAAIVMPEDAPAAKLAATRGYGAEVITYDRFTEDREAISQRVASERGMTLVPPYNHPHVIAGQGTAALELLQEVPDLDYLFAPLGGGGLLSGTLLAAQGLAPQCQVYGVEPEAGNDAQQSLRKGEIVKIDTPKTLADGAQTQALGDITFAIIRRDVTDIVTASDAQLVESMRFYAQRMKIVVEPTGALSLAGARHSGIDLKGKRVGFIISGGNVDLANYGQLLGGQ, encoded by the coding sequence ATGACCACCACCGCCCTCCCCACTTTTGCCGATGTCGTGGCCGCCGCCGAGCGGCTGCAGGGCGTTGCCCACCGCACGCCGGTGATGCGCTCGACCACGGCCAACGCGCTACTGGGCGCTGAGTTGTTCTTCAAGTGCGAGAACCTGCAGCGCATGGGCGCGTTCAAGTTTCGCGGGGGCTACAACACGCTGGTGCAGTTCACGCCTGAGCAGAAAAGGCGCGGTGTGCTGGCGTTCTCTTCCGGTAACCATGCGCAGGCGATTGCGCTGTCGGCGCGGATTCTGGGCATGCCTGCGGCCATCGTGATGCCCGAGGATGCACCAGCGGCCAAACTGGCCGCCACGCGCGGCTATGGGGCCGAGGTCATCACCTACGACCGTTTCACCGAGGACCGTGAGGCGATCAGCCAGCGGGTCGCGAGCGAGCGCGGCATGACGTTGGTGCCGCCCTACAACCATCCGCATGTGATCGCTGGCCAGGGCACGGCGGCGCTGGAGTTGCTGCAGGAGGTGCCCGACCTGGACTACCTCTTCGCACCGCTGGGCGGCGGCGGTCTGCTGTCCGGCACGCTGCTGGCGGCCCAAGGGCTGGCGCCGCAATGCCAGGTCTACGGCGTCGAGCCCGAGGCGGGCAACGACGCCCAGCAGTCGCTGCGCAAGGGTGAGATCGTCAAGATCGACACGCCCAAGACGCTCGCCGATGGCGCGCAGACGCAGGCGCTGGGCGACATCACCTTTGCCATCATCCGCCGCGACGTGACCGACATCGTCACCGCGAGTGACGCCCAGCTGGTCGAGAGCATGCGCTTCTATGCGCAGCGCATGAAGATCGTGGTCGAGCCGACCGGAGCGCTGTCGCTGGCGGGCGCGCGGCACAGCGGCATTGACCTCAAGGGCAAGCGCGTGGGCTTCATCATCAGTGGCGGGAATGTGGATCTGGCGAACTACGGGCAGTTGCTTGGCGGTCAGTGA
- a CDS encoding glutathione binding-like protein has translation MIDLYYWTTPNGHKITLFLEEAGLPYRIHPVNIGKGEQFAPEFLKIAPNNRIPAIVDQAPPDGGTPVPLFESGAILLYLADKTRRFIPTDLRGRNEALQWLFWQMGGLGPMAGQNHHFVQYAPEKIPYAMERYVKETSRLYGVLDKHLGDGRDFIAGVEYSIADMACYPWIVPHERQQQDLANFPYLKAWFERIAARPATRRTYDLAQTINVGPTVDEASKKVLFGQDATTVQR, from the coding sequence ATGATCGATCTGTATTACTGGACCACCCCCAATGGTCACAAGATCACGCTGTTTCTTGAAGAAGCCGGTTTGCCTTACCGGATTCATCCCGTCAACATCGGCAAGGGCGAGCAGTTTGCGCCGGAGTTTCTAAAAATCGCGCCAAACAACCGCATTCCGGCAATCGTTGACCAAGCTCCTCCCGATGGCGGGACGCCGGTTCCGCTGTTTGAGTCGGGGGCGATTCTGCTGTATTTGGCGGACAAGACCAGGCGTTTCATTCCCACGGATCTGCGGGGGCGCAACGAGGCGCTGCAGTGGCTGTTCTGGCAGATGGGCGGGTTGGGGCCGATGGCCGGGCAGAACCACCATTTCGTGCAGTACGCGCCTGAGAAGATTCCGTATGCCATGGAGCGCTACGTGAAGGAGACGAGTCGTCTCTACGGCGTGCTCGACAAGCATCTGGGCGATGGGCGCGACTTCATCGCGGGAGTGGAGTATTCGATTGCGGACATGGCGTGCTATCCGTGGATCGTGCCGCACGAGCGTCAGCAGCAGGATCTGGCGAATTTTCCGTATCTCAAGGCGTGGTTCGAACGCATTGCGGCGCGGCCCGCCACGCGCAGGACTTACGATCTGGCGCAGACCATCAACGTCGGGCCAACCGTGGATGAAGCATCGAAAAAGGTGCTGTTCGGACAGGACGCAACAACGGTCCAACGCTGA
- the gcvA gene encoding transcriptional regulator GcvA, with protein sequence MPRRLPPLNALRAFEAAARLESMSAAADELCVTHGAVSRQVGQLEHWLGHALFARVGRRIALTEAGRLYLAEVAAALDRIALATDEQLNLTRQQVIRVNAPTTFALRWLLPQLSGFQLAYPAVKVRLTTSDEPIDRLREEFDVAIRGNAQQPPAGLVVKEFLSEVRLPVCAPRVLDANPIHDVADLARHTLLHTATYPGLWSEWLAASGNPQLASVNALQLDHFYMTLQAAIDGLGIAMGPTALVALDIEEGRLIFPFDGPALPAWRYSSHVPSARLEDPVIKAFVSWLHELGSKFSRSA encoded by the coding sequence GTGCCGCGTCGTCTGCCTCCATTGAATGCACTGCGTGCGTTCGAGGCCGCAGCGCGGCTCGAAAGCATGTCTGCGGCGGCGGACGAACTGTGCGTAACCCACGGCGCGGTGAGCCGGCAGGTCGGCCAGCTCGAACACTGGCTCGGGCATGCGCTGTTCGCGCGGGTGGGGCGGCGCATTGCGCTCACCGAGGCGGGGCGCCTCTATTTGGCGGAAGTGGCGGCGGCGCTTGACCGCATTGCGCTTGCGACGGACGAGCAGTTGAACCTCACGCGTCAGCAAGTCATCCGAGTGAACGCGCCAACCACCTTTGCGCTGCGCTGGCTGCTGCCGCAGCTCTCGGGGTTCCAACTAGCGTATCCGGCGGTGAAGGTGCGGCTGACCACCTCGGACGAGCCCATTGACCGGCTGCGCGAGGAGTTTGACGTGGCGATCCGGGGCAACGCGCAGCAGCCGCCCGCAGGATTGGTGGTGAAGGAATTTCTCTCCGAGGTGCGCCTGCCCGTGTGTGCCCCGCGCGTGCTGGATGCGAATCCGATCCACGACGTGGCCGATCTGGCGCGCCACACCCTGCTGCACACCGCGACCTATCCAGGCCTCTGGAGTGAATGGCTGGCCGCCAGCGGCAACCCGCAATTGGCAAGCGTCAACGCGCTCCAGCTAGACCATTTCTACATGACGCTCCAGGCCGCCATCGACGGCCTCGGCATAGCCATGGGCCCGACCGCGCTCGTCGCGCTCGACATTGAAGAGGGCCGTCTCATCTTCCCATTCGACGGCCCGGCGCTCCCAGCCTGGCGCTATTCCAGCCATGTGCCCAGCGCAAGACTGGAAGATCCCGTCATCAAGGCGTTTGTGAGCTGGCTGCACGAACTAGGCAGCAAGTTCTCAAGAAGCGCGTAA